In one window of Candidatus Binatia bacterium DNA:
- a CDS encoding cupin domain-containing protein: MRLELHPWPGGPVDEETLRAQLVEEGFDPFRWQDPAGTTYEPHAHAHDESIWVVAGEITFQASGQTFRLRPGDRLMLPAGTLHTAHVGNSGAVYLIGQRPPGGQHRQA; the protein is encoded by the coding sequence ATGCGTTTAGAGTTGCATCCTTGGCCCGGAGGCCCGGTCGACGAGGAAACTTTGCGTGCTCAACTGGTCGAAGAGGGCTTCGACCCGTTCCGCTGGCAAGATCCGGCGGGCACCACCTACGAGCCGCACGCCCACGCGCACGACGAGAGCATTTGGGTTGTGGCAGGAGAAATCACCTTTCAGGCTAGTGGGCAGACCTTCCGTTTGCGACCCGGGGACCGGCTCATGCTTCCCGCAGGTACACTGCACACCGCCCATGTGGGCAATTCCGGCGCGGTGTACTTGATCGGCCAGCGACCTCCCGGAGGGCAGCACCGGCAAGCATGA
- a CDS encoding alpha/beta hydrolase, whose protein sequence is MPEYSERFFRSGTLRIHFRDWGRPHFPPLVIVHGLRDHSHSFDDLARSLIDRFRVLAIDLRGHGDSETTPYYAFGHFVLDLHNLVRALRLRKPVLVGHSMGGEVVANYSGCFPDVPSKIVIIEGLGPPPIDMDQAVRRTLEGFARVDRAFAGHPGLPDLEAAYKRLRERNPRLPEAKARELALLGTRAREDGTLEWKFDPMLATMAITGPYHLEYNMALWRRITAPTLIIHGAESGEFWRDQPGAVYLEPWDLERRLACFRNHRFVEIPGAGHMVHFDRPRELVLAIREFLLEESQGERVAQRAQA, encoded by the coding sequence ATGCCAGAGTACTCAGAACGATTTTTTCGCAGCGGCACCCTGCGCATTCACTTTCGCGACTGGGGACGCCCACATTTTCCCCCGCTCGTGATTGTGCACGGCTTGCGCGATCACTCCCATTCCTTCGATGATTTGGCGCGAAGCCTCATCGATCGTTTTCGGGTATTAGCGATCGACCTGCGCGGACACGGCGACAGTGAAACCACACCCTACTACGCGTTCGGGCATTTTGTCCTGGACCTACACAACCTCGTTCGGGCGTTGCGGCTACGAAAGCCCGTGCTGGTGGGGCATTCGATGGGGGGCGAGGTAGTGGCAAATTACAGCGGATGTTTTCCCGACGTGCCTTCGAAGATCGTCATCATCGAAGGTCTCGGCCCTCCGCCCATCGATATGGATCAAGCGGTACGCCGCACATTGGAGGGATTTGCGCGCGTCGATCGTGCGTTTGCAGGTCACCCTGGGCTGCCGGACTTAGAAGCGGCGTACAAGCGCCTGCGCGAGCGCAACCCGCGGCTGCCCGAGGCCAAGGCACGCGAACTCGCACTGCTCGGCACCAGGGCACGGGAGGATGGCACCCTGGAGTGGAAGTTCGATCCCATGCTTGCCACCATGGCCATCACCGGCCCCTACCACCTCGAGTACAATATGGCGCTCTGGCGGCGCATTACCGCGCCGACGTTGATCATTCACGGTGCAGAATCCGGCGAATTTTGGCGGGACCAGCCCGGGGCCGTTTATCTGGAGCCGTGGGATCTCGAGCGGCGTTTAGCCTGTTTTCGCAATCATCGCTTTGTGGAAATTCCCGGCGCTGGGCACATGGTACACTTCGATCGCCCGCGCGAGTTGGTACTCGCTATTCGCGAGTTCCTACTCGAAGAATCGCAAGGGGAACGAGTTGCGCAAAGAGCACAGGCATAA
- a CDS encoding TMEM165/GDT1 family protein yields the protein MDWKLFLSTFVAIFLAEIGDKTQLATLSLAVGGQSRWAVFLGAALALVATSAVAVLAGEAVTRWVSPSLLRRLAGVSFLLLGLWFLLGRPES from the coding sequence ATGGACTGGAAGTTATTCCTCTCAACCTTTGTCGCCATCTTCCTCGCGGAAATCGGCGACAAGACTCAGTTGGCCACGTTGTCCCTGGCAGTCGGCGGGCAAAGCCGGTGGGCGGTGTTTCTCGGTGCTGCGTTAGCCTTGGTCGCCACCTCGGCAGTGGCCGTGCTAGCGGGCGAGGCGGTGACGCGCTGGGTGTCGCCGAGTTTGCTCCGGCGTCTGGCAGGCGTGTCTTTCTTGCTCCTCGGTCTGTGGTTTCTGCTCGGGCGACCCGAATCCTGA